The sequence CTTTTATGACAATATTTTTATCGGTTTTGAGTCTGTTCGTCATTTTTCGGTTACTTAGTAGTAAAGTACTCTTCTTGGATTTTTATTCGCAAAGCTTTGGTCATAGTCAATTCTCAACTTCTCATTGCTGTGTGTTGCTGCTCTGCGGCTCTGCACAAATGGTGGGGGATGGGCAGCCTCTCCCGCGCTGAGAAAGTAGAGAAGAGTAGCGAAGTAGCGAGAAGGCGACTTGAAATGATAGCAAAATTCAGCAGAGATTGTAATTGTTTGTGCTATTTATCAAATTACGACACCCGTGTAATTTAAGTGTTAAAGCATCAGCAGGCTTTTGTAGTCGCACACCAACTACTTTTTCTTTGAATTAATAatgtgatatgatatgatgtgatatttttgttttgttgtctttccATAGTATGTGGTTATTAATTAAGTATTTATCTATGTTGTTTGTAGTTTATTTATTGTGTCTTGTTTTATGATGTTGCGCAGATGGCTGAAGCATCTCCAAGTAAATTTATAAAAATTGATGATCCGGAGGCGGAGAGCCTGCGGCAAGAGTGCCAGCTTCTTTCAGTAAGTGATAAATGTGGTAGTTTTTGTGTTGTTAGTATTTATGGGATTCCTTATGAGTTGGACAAAACACcttggaaaaataaatatggaaTTTGGAAAATAATATGtatatgaaaatatggaaaaataaaatgtgatgctCATACAAATCAAATTCCATGTACGTAAAACTTTATATAACCTGTcaatcctattttttttttcatcaaagtGTGATTTTTACCTTgctatgatttattttttgttaatatttacaAGTAATTGGTCATTCAAAAGCAGAGATGTCAAAGTATACACATTCATTACTTAAGTAGAAGTATAGATACTAGGGTTTTAAAATACTTCTGTAGAAGTTGAAGTATCACCTCAAGctttttactcaagtaaaaatattaaattactgCTTTCTAAACTACTTGAagtataaaagtaaaagtaatgtaAGGTGAAAAAAATGCCAGTAAGGACAAAAGCTTAGGCCATGCCACACGGGCCTATAGTGCACTACCATGCTtcccccaaaaaaacattttgaaaaggcCATAATGACTATaatgttatattaaaatgttaatgtaaaatgtaatgtcaACATTTGGATGCACTAGGCTACTGATTTTGACCGCATATATGCCCATTGAAAATTAATGCATTTTAGTATAGACATTCTCTTCAGTAACTGACATCTTCACACTAGGTCTGCTATGTGTCCTGCTGGGGTGTGGCATACTTTATAAATGTGCAGGTGCAATTGATTGCGTACAAACCAATAGAGTGTTGGAAtagtacatgtttatttttctcatccAACCACAATCAAATTCACTCTATTTGGATGGCGCGATTTATATGCATaggtttttttgtgcttttttaaacAATGATAAGCCGggaatgaaaataatctgaaatgAAATAGGAGTAACGAggctatttttaaaatgtaaggAGTAGAAAGTACAGATAATTGCCTGAAAATATAAGGAACAGAAGTAGAAAGCTGTCTGAAAAATAATTAGTCCAGTAAAGTATAGTTAACCAaaatttttacttaagtaaggtaatgaagtatttgtactttattaCTTGACACCTCTGTTCAGAAGGAAACTGGAATGttagcattaaaatgtgtttagatTTGTACTATTGGAATGTGATCACAAAATATCAAATCAGCATGTTATGATCTGTTGACAGTATGCCTGCAACGATGGAGCTGTCCCAAGGGACCAGCTTTATCAGCAGGCTGTGGGGGTCCATGGTCGCACTTTGAGTGCATTAGTGAGGCAGGTCCGCCTCCGTCGAGCGGCAGAACAAAAGCTGCGCATGGTGCAGACGGAGCTGCACCATACGAAGCAAGAACTGGCTGCAGTGAAAGAGCAGCTGGAGGTGGAGCGAGCCTCTTCCAGTTTTATTAAAGATGGTAATTGTTTGTTCAGTTGTGGTTTGGCTATTGTCCATGTTATGACTGtcattgtatgtatgtatatatatatttttgttgttgaatgCATTATCAAAGAATTGACGTCATAAAAATAGGATTgtcacatttactgtttttgtatgtttgtctacCATGTCTGCAGAAGAAACCTGTGCTGCCTCACCTCCAAGCCCCACCAGTGACCCACCAACCCTTCCCTCCACCCCttgacttttttgtgtgtgttcattgttcattgttcattgtgtgtgttgttttaataaaaatgtttctaagTCTTTTTTTGGTTGTTGATTGACTGTTATCAGGTGTATTATTCAAAATATTATGTAACAGCCACCTCTGTTGAAGTCTGTGTTattctcttctttattcagaGGAGCCCCCTTCCCCAACTATTATTAATAAGTTTAGTTTCATAGATTTCTACTATGTACCTGCTctatatttgggttttattgGTACACAGTCACTCCTCTGttcaaaaatacaacattttattcagttttctttatagctttatgattattttcataatataGATTCCTCTGTAAAAAGTTATGttattgttaatatatttttttatataacaaGGTCATGAAGGTCTCAACATATTACGTCTTGAATCATTAACACTCAGTTTATTTGTGAAGTACTGATTAAATGTAGGAGCTCATTACAATTCTTTTTAATGACATTGTGCACTGAAACacaaatacttttattttgacaaCTTCCGCAATTGTAACCGGTATGTTTTTCTTCCAGCTGCTTTGCACAGACCTGTCGGCACTCCTGATTGGttcatttgaattttgaaaaacGCGCAGGTGAAGGTATAAATACAGGTCAGAATACGTTTGCCgcttgttgctttgttttcGGACATTGTGACAACTGGTGAGAGAGCGAAAGAGCGAACAAGCTAGCTTGTGAGCATTTCAGCGATTTCAGCAGCGATTTCAACAGCTTTGCATTGCATTCTTGGGATCTTCGGTGGACTTTTGGTGAACGCACTGTGAgtgaatttaatgttttattataagCGACAAAATGTAAAGGTAGTTTTGGCTCGTTATCCTTTTACCGTCATATGTATCATTAGCTCCTTAAACTGTTGCAGCTAAACTGTTTAAATGGTGTCATGTGAAAGTGGCGGCTGTAGTTGGCGGCATTCTTATATTTGTGGTGATATTCTCTAACATGAAGTCAAATATAGATTTAGGAACAGTGTTTTTTATGCTTTGAGTATAGCTATTGGAAACGTTTATCCTGTGAGTAACTTACATGTTGTTTTAACGGCTGTAGCTGTTTTCGAGCTATCCAAAATTCATTGTGAAACatacattgtaaatgcacctTGTTAAACAAGGTAGCAGCTAGCGTTATGGTTAACGCCATCCTGTCAACCAAATATAGCCACTCTTTCTTACAGCCTATGGTCTGTAAACTTATACACATGGTCGGAGTCCCTAATACTAGCAACATTAACCATCTTATTTTATCAGCAAAAATATATCTCTTGTGGCCGaagttgttttaattattgtgtgtgtgtgtgtgtgtgtgtgtgtgtgatacacgGACAAGAATTTGTATAATTTTCGCACTACTGTACATAAATGTAAAGatgtatgaaaaatgtaattgtatatttattgtgtgttataagtgtttttgtaatgtcGTATTGAATCAATTGTGTCTGCATATTTTCAGATGCCTCGCGACAAGTCCTTTCGCCGTTCTCAGGCAGCCAGGCGGAGAATGGCGGAGCGCCGTCTTGTGGTTTTCGGACCTCAGCGGCCTTCCACTGGCACCTGTGCCCGTATGTATTCAACTGTTTTTTCAGTACAGCTTTTCCTTATATGTATATGCATTACATAGTTGTAGTATAATTGTAACGTATGTGtccatgcatttgtttgtttcaaatttttaattgaactttttgtggggttattgtgtttttataaataggTGAGGGCACAGGTTTTCGTCATAAGGTGAAGCAGTGGCCAATTTCTGCTTTGACTGGGCGCAGTCACAAATTGGTCATTCCACCTGAGGATCCTGACAAGAAGGTATTATTGGTTAAGAATTTAATAAGAAAACTTTTGATGTAAAGAGTTGTTATTGATTGTAATTGATTAAATTGTTTGTTGTTCCAGTTTGTTCTTGTCATTGGAGCCTCCCATCTAAGGGCAATGGTAGATGGATTTGTTAAGATGCCAGAGGGACGCCTCTCCTTTGGCTTCATGTCGACCCCGGGGGCCTGTGCGTCTGAGTTGAGGGCCGAGTTGTTGCATGCTGCTGTACCTCGGACACCCGACGCAGTCTGTGTGATGGCCCCCAGCAACAACCTGACCGCCAGCAGGACTGTTGATGAGGCAGGAGCTGACTTCCGACAGTTCCTGCGCAGCGTGTGCAATCTTTGGACAACGGTATTAGTAAATAGTCATCTTTGTTACTACACATTATTTGGTTGGGTTACCTGGTGAAGATTGTATACAATAATTTTAATCATTATGGaaatacttttgttttgtataGGTCTTTGTCCAGGATTTCACACCTCGTCTGAATGCTGACATGGGTCTTCAGGAACTCATGCGGCAAGAGTTCCATCGTGTGGCAGCCAGCATGGGTAAGTTGAAAAGAAAGTTTTAGTGTTAGTTTTGATGTGTATAACAGATTATTTCTTTTTGGCCTACCTGATTATAGGAATTAAAGAATTCATTCAGTTCATATGATATATAGTTACAAATTAATATATGTAGATATTTCAATGTTtcatgatgtgtgtttttgtttttttattgtttgtttgtttttttttgtttttttaggtaTCAGATACTTTCCCACCGCTGAGCACTTCCCCTTGGATCGCCTTGACTTGTGGAGCAGAGATGGCGTAAGTAGAACAATATCTGATAAGATTGCCAATGAAAAATTTAATATACTCAAATGTAGTTGATTTTAAAAGTGCAATTCATTGCAGATTCATACAGACATGAAAACttctgttttgtaaaatgttatttattgctTATATTTTGCAGGTCCACCTGAGTGATGCTGGCGGTATGGCGATCCTCTCTCAGTTGATTTGGATGTCTGCTTATCAGCAACTGGAGACGCCACCACCTACGCCCCAGGTTCCTCTCAGGACTTCACCCCCTGTGAGAACCTTTGTACCAAAGGTGGTGGTGAAGGGAGAAGCACCTGTGCCACGTCTGTCAAACCCTTTTGACTGGACAGTTGTAAGCAAGGGCAGGAAGGTGAGACTTTgcatattgtatgtgtgtttcagagttTTTGAAATGGAAGATTTTTCCTGACTAGTGTAACACTGTACAGACAAAGTGATATCTATTTGTTGCTGTACCTGTGTGCATGGTTTGCCTTTTTATCAAGATACATTTTCAACACTGgtcttcctcttttgttttccaCAGGCAGATGAAACGCCAGTCAAGTGTTTCATCCCGCTGAATCCTGTCCGTTTCAGCAGTGCCGTGTTGGATGTGATGGACAAAGCTGTCCCATCACATCTCCCTAGCCCTGTGTGCACGGCTGTTCCACAAGGCAAATCGGTAATTTGCATGCAAATTGTATGTGTGAGGCCTTTTTGTAAGGGTTTTGTCTTCACACATAAGTTAACAGTCAGGACTGTTGTATTGTATAAAAGTACTTATgcccaaaatatgtttttataatgtttttgtttacattagATGCCAAATGTGGTCCGCTGGCAGAAAGCTGTTGCCTCAAAAAGGAAACGTGGACAGCAGCAGGTTggtatcttttctttttttcaatgttATATTTACGTTTGTCTTTCGTATAGTTGGAGAAGATAGTTAGTAACAACATATTTACTCGTTTGTAGTATTCAGGGAGTGATTGTGAAACAATGATAAAGTACATTTATACAGTTCTTTCAACTGTGTTTTGTTCCTAGGTTGAGGCTAAACCTGGCACCCAGCTCGTGTCTCGTGAGGCCTCACCTGGCTGTCCTGTGACAGACGCTCTGCTGGTGGAGGTTTGTGTGAATGTCTTATACACTTCAGCATGATTTACTATCATGAAGATCTAGTTTTAATTGGTAGCCTCTAAGGTTGCATATAAAAAACATGGATTAATTATATGCACTCTATATCTGTAAAGTTGAAGCAAATGGTATAATACAGACCTAAGGTTCATAAAGTCTGTTTTGTTCTTACACCAGGAGCCAGAAGATGTTTTGTGTCACAGGACACTTGCAACGCAGTTTTTGGTTATgcagttcattcatttttttttattttttatttttttttttgtaggtgGAGGCAACCCCTTGTTTTGTGGAGGTGTCTTCCCAGGATTCACCTACCAGTGTCAAGCAAGTGGTTGCAGGCGAGGAGGTAGGTGCTCTCATcgattttgttttgtcatgcaGTTAGGGAAGccattttattgtcattgttcatGTCGTATAAATTGTAattatacaacatttttattgcattaaaCTTGCAAATTTATGCAGTTtatacattgtgttttttcatgtggtattttttttttgtaggtgGAGGCAACCCCTTGTGTTGTGGAAGTGTTTTCCCAGGATTCACCTACCAGTCCCTTGCAAGTGGTTGTGATCGAGGAGGTAGTTGCTCTCACtgaaagttttctgtttttgtttttttgtcatggagTTAGTGAAGTTACTTTATTTGTCACTGTTCATGTAGTATAAATTATAATtagaaaatgtatatatttttttttttgtagcattAAAGCTCCATGTTTATGCAGTCCatacattatgttttttcatgtggtaatttatttttgtagGAGGAGGCAACCCCTTGTGTTGTGGAGGTGTCTTCCCAGGATGCACCTACCAGTCACATTCAAGTGGTTGGAATGGAGGAGGTTGGTGCTCATAGTCTGAATGTTTCTGAATCTAGTCATCAGCTATGCCATTGTTAGTGTAGTATATGCATGATTGaaaacagtgttgttgttgttgttgttgttgttattgttattattgttattagtagtagtagtagtagtagtagtagttgcaCTTGGGAAACTTATTGTCTAGATGGAATCAAGTGTAAACATTGAAATGGTAACCAGCCTTTTTTGTTGTAGTCAATAAATACACTTAACTAGATGAAGACTAACTAAAGGTGTAATACAGTCAGTGAACGAGCAATTTAAGATGTTtagttttgtgtatttctgatgaggatgatgatgatgagagtgTACTGATCAAAATCTCCATTGATCTTTATTAAAGATGCCGGACAAGGAGAGTCTTCATCTTCAGCACTCATCAGGATGTGGTAAAATGCAGAGCCAGGCTAATCCTAGCTCCAGCATATTGTGGTCTTCTGTAGTAGCTGGTACTTCTATTCACGTTCAACATAGTGTAACAGGTTCGTTTCATCAGGGTAGTAATCTCTTTAAATATGCGGGACTTCAATGTATGGCAGTAAGTTTGGTAAGCCTAGCAAAACATGcagttgacagtgtttttgcatgGCAGGCAAAAGATCTGGACAGAGTCGTAGTTTTAGGTGATCGGTTGTACACGTCCTTGAGAGACAATAACAAGATTAGTGGATCATCCAAACTGTTGTGTGTTCCTGATTTGCCAAAGCACTCAGTTATTGATGGACATAACTTTGAGTTTCAGTATGGTGACTATGTATCAGGTGATGTCACTGTGGTCAATGGAGAGTTTATTCAGGCTGCCATATTCATGTCTCTACAAAATGGcttgaaaaacatgtttgcaaaATATGACACATGCTTGCTAACATTGTGTGGTACCACGTGTGCAGTCATTTCTCAAAATGGACGCTATGCAGTTGTTGATTCCCATGCGCGCAGTGCTGCTGGAATGGCAGATCCTAACGGTAATAGTGTTGTTGTATATTTTAGTTGTCTTAAAGAGGTGTACAGTTTCATATACAATTTGTCTACATCTCTCACTGAAGGTGATAGACCTTATGAGATCGCTGGTGTTCGTGTCATTTGCGGGGGCCGTAAGTCTGAGTTGAGAACAATGAAGTGTACAGACACTGTCAAGACTTCTGAAACTGCATCGATGGCTTTCAGTTCATCACTGGTATGTGGTATTCCATCAGGAACTAAAGTTGAGAGAGGTATGAAGCGTAAGATTACAGGGCAAACTTGTGCTtctaagaaaatgaaaaggaataATGTGTCTGTAGTGAattcagatgttgtgtttatcAGTAATGTGACTTCTAAAAAGCTGTGGTTTGATCCCATTTGTGAAGATGTTGCACAGGCTTTATGTACACAGTTTAATGTAGAGTTTGAGAAACATGATGCACCAATGCCTACAGCAGTTGGTCTGTTGGGAACTccatgtaaaaatgacaaaatagtgGCTGATGGTAACTGTTTCTTTAGAGCGATTTCCCAAGCTGTTAGTGGAACACAAAAGAACCATAGGAAAATTAGACTTGCTGTTGTGAAACAATTAGAGAGTAATGTTGCGGACTATAAAGGTATCTTGAGAAGTGAATATACTTCAGTGGTAGAGTACATTAAGAGTTCAAAAATGCGATATGTTGGCAGTTGGGCAACTGAAGTTGAAATACAGGCAGCAGCAGATTGTTTAGGAGTTAATATCTTTACTTATCATGATGACCGATGGCTAGAATATAGCTGCAAATATAGGTGTTTTTCAAAACAGGGGATCTACTTGGAAAATTGTAATGGTAACCATTATGAAAGTGTTGTCTGTGTTCATCAGCCTCAACTGCATAGTTGTTATGGTAGCTGCAAGTTGAATAGGTCTGATTCCAAAGTGTACAATGTGAGACGGCAGAGTGCAGAGAAAAGTTCATGGGCTAGCTCAGAGGCTAAGAGAATGAGAACAGTTGAGTGTACAAGTGGTTTGAGTCCAGTTGTCATAAGTTCTGGGAATCGAGTAGTGTCTATTGAGAATGATGTAACAGATTGTGATGTTGATGAGGTGAATAAAGTCACATTAAAATTTAGTCCTTTGTGCACTGAAGTTGCAAAAACTttatgtagtaaatgtaatgttGAGTCTGAAAGACAGGATGTACAAGTACATACAGAATATGGATCTTTAGgtgttgtgtgtaaaacaaataaaattgtagAGGATGGTAATAGCTTTTTTAGAGCAATATCTGACGTTATCTGTGGTTCTCAAAAAGTCATCTAAAAGTTAGACGTACTGTTGTTAAGTACATGGAAAGTCATAGTGCAGAGCACATGGAGTATTTGGGGAAAGAATATGCTTCAGTAGCTGAGTATATTAACAACTCACAAATGAGGTATGCTGGCAGTAGAGCAACTGACATTGAAATTCAAGCAACAGCAAATGCTTTTGGAGTGGACATTTTTGCCTACAGTGGTGAAAGATGGCTCACATATTGTAATGTTAGTTCAAGGCTAACAAATGAAGGAATATATTTGAGGCACTGTGAGAATAATCATTTTGAGCCAGTGGTTTGTGTTAAACAGGTTGATAAACaggtttgctttaatttgtgtaAAATGGGTAATTCTTCTGAGGCAGAGTACATGTATAGAAGGAATTCAACTGCACAGGCACAGGGTACCACAAATATTAATAGTTGTAGTTCTAAGTATtgcaacaagaaaaagaaattacaaatgaaaatgaaatatcatgaaaatgtggtaCATATGGAGAAAGTTAAGGCTAAGAGTATAAGGAAATATCAGGAAAATGTTGTGCATAAAAAGAAAGTTAAGGCAATGAGTATAGGGAAATATCAAGATAATGTGTTGCATAGGGAGAAAGTTAAGGCAATGAGTATAGGGAAATATCAACAAGATGTGTTGCATAGGGAGAAAGTTAAGGCAATG comes from Thunnus maccoyii chromosome 1, fThuMac1.1, whole genome shotgun sequence and encodes:
- the LOC121902129 gene encoding uncharacterized protein LOC121902129 isoform X2; the encoded protein is MPRDKSFRRSQAARRRMAERRLVVFGPQRPSTGTCAREGTGFRHKVKQWPISALTGRSHKLVIPPEDPDKKFVLVIGASHLRAMVDGFVKMPEGRLSFGFMSTPGACASELRAELLHAAVPRTPDAVCVMAPSNNLTASRTVDEAGADFRQFLRSVCNLWTTVFVQDFTPRLNADMGLQELMRQEFHRVAASMGIRYFPTAEHFPLDRLDLWSRDGVHLSDAGGMAILSQLIWMSAYQQLETPPPTPQVPLRTSPPVRTFVPKVVVKGEAPVPRLSNPFDWTVVSKGRKADETPVKCFIPLNPVRFSSAVLDVMDKAVPSHLPSPVCTAVPQGKSMPNVVRWQKAVASKRKRGQQQVEAKPGTQLVSREASPGCPVTDALLVEVEATPCFVEVSSQDSPTSVKQVVAGEEVEATPCVVEVFSQDSPTSPLQVVVIEEEEATPCVVEVSSQDAPTSHIQVVGMEEVGAHSLNVSESSHQLCHC
- the LOC121902129 gene encoding uncharacterized protein LOC121902129 isoform X1; this encodes MPRDKSFRRSQAARRRMAERRLVVFGPQRPSTGTCAREGTGFRHKVKQWPISALTGRSHKLVIPPEDPDKKFVLVIGASHLRAMVDGFVKMPEGRLSFGFMSTPGACASELRAELLHAAVPRTPDAVCVMAPSNNLTASRTVDEAGADFRQFLRSVCNLWTTVFVQDFTPRLNADMGLQELMRQEFHRVAASMGIRYFPTAEHFPLDRLDLWSRDGVHLSDAGGMAILSQLIWMSAYQQLETPPPTPQVPLRTSPPVRTFVPKVVVKGEAPVPRLSNPFDWTVVSKGRKADETPVKCFIPLNPVRFSSAVLDVMDKAVPSHLPSPVCTAVPQGKSMPNVVRWQKAVASKRKRGQQQVEAKPGTQLVSREASPGCPVTDALLVEVEATPCFVEVSSQDSPTSVKQVVAGEEVEATPCVVEVFSQDSPTSPLQVVVIEEEEATPCVVEVSSQDAPTSHIQVVGMEEMPDKESLHLQHSSGCGKMQSQANPSSSILWSSVVAGTSIHVQHSVTGSFHQGSNLFKYAGLQCMAVSLVSLAKHAVDSVFAWQAKDLDRVVVLGDRLYTSLRDNNKISGSSKLLCVPDLPKHSVIDGHNFEFQYGDYVSGDVTVVNGEFIQAAIFMSLQNGLKNMFAKYDTCLLTLCGTTCAVISQNGRYAVVDSHARSAAGMADPNGNSVVVYFSCLKEVYSFIYNLSTSLTEGDRPYEIAGVRVICGGRKSELRTMKCTDTVKTSETASMAFSSSLVCGIPSGTKVERGMKRKITGQTCASKKMKRNNVSVVNSDVVFISNVTSKKLWFDPICEDVAQALCTQFNVEFEKHDAPMPTAVGLLGTPCKNDKIVADGNCFFRAISQAVSGTQKNHRKIRLAVVKQLESNVADYKGILRSEYTSVVEYIKSSKMRYVGSWATEVEIQAAADCLGVNIFTYHDDRWLEYSCKYRCFSKQGIYLENCNGNHYESVVCVHQPQLHSCYGSCKLNRSDSKVYNVRRQSAEKSSWASSEAKRMRTVECTSGLSPVVISSGNRVVSIENDVTDCDVDEVNKVTLKFSPLCTEVAKTLCSKCNVESERQDVQVHTEYGSLGVVCKTNKIVEDGNSFFRAISDVICGSQKVI